One genomic region from Trichocoleus desertorum ATA4-8-CV12 encodes:
- a CDS encoding peptidylprolyl isomerase, whose product MQMRRWLVSLLVISALVTGGCSPQETSPSPSDGSSAETTPTATTTPVASPQPANLPRLEGKATVELIVKGKPITMEVDGTNAPITAGNFVDLVQQGVYDGLVFHRVIREPQPFVAQAGDPQSKDPNFPLEQLGTGGFVDPATGQPRNIPLEIKPEGSASPVYGKTLDTAGIAAPPQLKHTRGAVAMARASIPDSASSQFYIALADQQFLDRDYAVFGYVTQGMDVVDKIQQGDRIESAKVIKGAENLKQGGAASTPSPSPSPQ is encoded by the coding sequence ATGCAGATGCGGCGTTGGTTAGTGTCACTTTTAGTGATTAGTGCTTTGGTAACAGGAGGATGTTCACCCCAAGAAACATCCCCCTCACCCTCTGACGGTTCATCTGCTGAAACTACTCCTACGGCAACGACGACCCCAGTTGCCAGCCCTCAGCCTGCTAACCTCCCTCGTTTAGAGGGCAAAGCGACAGTAGAACTGATCGTCAAAGGCAAGCCGATCACGATGGAAGTAGATGGGACTAATGCTCCCATTACTGCTGGAAACTTTGTTGACTTGGTGCAGCAAGGGGTTTACGACGGTCTAGTCTTTCATCGAGTTATCCGAGAACCACAACCCTTTGTTGCTCAAGCAGGTGACCCGCAAAGTAAAGACCCTAATTTTCCTTTAGAACAGCTAGGGACAGGGGGCTTTGTAGACCCTGCGACAGGCCAACCTCGCAATATTCCTTTAGAGATTAAGCCTGAGGGAAGTGCTTCCCCGGTTTATGGCAAAACCCTCGATACTGCTGGCATTGCTGCTCCACCTCAGCTCAAGCACACCCGTGGGGCTGTGGCGATGGCTAGGGCGTCTATTCCCGACTCTGCTTCTTCCCAGTTCTATATCGCTTTGGCAGATCAGCAATTCTTGGATCGCGATTACGCCGTTTTTGGTTATGTGACTCAGGGCATGGATGTGGTGGATAAGATCCAGCAAGGCGATCGCATTGAGTCTGCCAAAGTCATTAAAGGCGCTGAAAACTTGAAGCAGGGTGGCGCAGCATCAACTCCTAGCCCCTCCCCTTCTCCCCAATAA